The Brassica oleracea var. oleracea cultivar TO1000 chromosome C7, BOL, whole genome shotgun sequence sequence GAACCGTTCTTGTAAGTTGGGCAAAACTCGTTGTCTTTTTTCTCCTGATGATGATTCCATGAAGCTTGGAATCTTAAGTCAGAAGTCTTTTCACTTTGAAACGATATTGAAGACGTCCCAACCGGTGGAATGGTGGCTAAATTTCCACGAGAAGTCTCAGGAGTTACAACTCTTTTGCTGTAAAGATCAAACGGCCACTGCTTTGCGGAGTCCCCTGGTTGAGACAGGTGAACCGGTGGCTTCGCAAAGGTAGTGTTCCGGCTCTGATCAACGGGAACGTTAGACCTCAGCCGCGGATCCATGAGGCTCAGCAGGTGCATCGCTGGTATGCTACTTTCATTAGAATAAGTGTCCAAGGGTCTGCTACTAACCCCTTCAAACCCAAGCTTTTGCTTCCCGTTATTATCAGTAAACTTTAGGTTCCTTGTATTTGGATTCTCCACCTTTGTTGACTCATCCATAAACTTCTGCATGTTTAGAGAAACTGGTTTATGATGAGCTGGTGTGGAAGATACCCAAACAGGACGAGGAGAAGCCTCTCTACTCTGCTGCTGTTGAACACTCTGGCAAGTGTTACACGCACGCAGCACCCTAAACGGGTTCTGTTGGTTAGTAGCCATAGTTGCTGGCACACTACTTATCCACTGGCTACTAGGCCTTGAAAACTGGATGGAGCTGGATTGGTTATCTCGGCTCAGAGGAGTATTCCCAACCCCGAAAGGCACACTGCTTATCCACTGCCTTCCAGCCATAAACTGTCCTTCCTTGGTGGCGGCGGCGTCGCTGTTCCAAGCATTTTTAACAAGAGGTTTTGGTTGCCTTGTTGTGTTGTTGTTGTTGTCCATGCTGTTATCATATGTTTCATTGAGATCAATCAACAGAGCATTCTTGGATACGCTAGTCGTTGGCTGTTTGTCCTCTTCTATGTCAGGAAGACACCTCTCGTATTGATTCTTTGCCATTAGCTCGACTATTTCCATGGGAATGTCATCTATATGCTCAGATGCCTTGCCCTTGCCATGTCCCGTGGAGATATCCTATAAATTAAAAGCAAAAACCTCTTTAAAATAACAATAATATACAGAGATTGATCTAAAATCAATGTAAACAAGAACAAGATACCTTTTGTAGAGAACAAGAACCATATGGAACTTCGGTAGAAGAGGTGTGTCTTAGCTTATCAGTCAACAGCGAAGATGAACTAAAGGTATCTATGTTGCTGCTGAAGTTAACATTAACTCCAGTTCTCAAGCACGCATCCGCATTGGTGGAGTTAAAGGAAGAACCAAAGTTTCGGAAATGGTTAGTCTCTATACCTTTCAGCATCGCACCATCACCTTCTTTGTAGTGCATTGGGTCATGCAAAGGCAATGGAAAGAAAGGCCTAACATCATCAAACTGAGGGGTATATTTGTCTCTGTCAAAAGAGTTGTCAAGCCATTTCGAATTCAAGAAATCTCGAGTAGATTGTGGCATTGTAGTTCTCGGACATAGAGTATCTGGCTTTCTCGGTTGAACTAGATTCCCATCATCCATGTTGTTGTTACTAAACGTAATAATAGTACTCTTAGTGTAATCTGTTATAGGAGCTTTCCTCTTTCTCTTTTTGTCCTCTCTCTCTGTTCTTTGAGTATGCAGAGGACAAGGAACCATCTCCTTGCCTGAAAACGAAGAGCGAACAGGACTGGCATAGTCATAAGGATTCACTTGTGCAGTGTCTGCTTCAACAACCTGTAACCTGCTGTCTCTCTGCTTTCCCTCTTTGTTAAATCCGCTGTCTGTAGATTGGCTCTCACCACTTGGTCTTGACTCTTCACCAGAGTCACAACTCTTGGAAGCGTTTTCAGAAGTTTTGTTTCCCATTGTGCTTAATATCCTGCTGGCGTAATTGGTCATCTCCGCAGATGTGCAATCTTCATGATCTCCACAAGACTTTCTTTTCCTACCTCTGGATGATTCGCTTTTTGACGGAGTTTCTTTGCTTTTAGTACTCAGCAACTCACTGAGTAGACGAACCTTCCTAGTTTTCCTAAGCTTCCTACTCTGTGGTGACACATTGTTATCACGTTCCTCCAAAACATGATGACTAGACATAACATTCTTCTTGGTTGCCTTATCAGGCGTATCATCAACCACACCAGCAATATCAGATGATCTGAAAGCTTCTCCACCATTAACCGCCTCTCTGCTCTCTTTAGATCTCTTCTTAACCTGCTTTGGAGTAGCGAGTTTGCTACCTTTGCTATTATTGGTACAAGCATCTTTACCTCTGCGGCCAACTTTCTTGAGCAACGTAGCTGCAGTTAGTTGATTCTTCTTTGTCTTCTTGTCAGAGACACTAAGCCAGTTCAATCTTCTTCTACTTGGAACTGCAGAAGAGCCAGCTTTAAAGCTCTTCTCCTTAACAGACCTCGAGTGTGATTGCAACCCACAATCTGCCAAAAAAAGAAAAAAAAAAAACAAAGCCTCAATATTTATTATTTACATAAGAAAAAACATGAAACAATACATTAGCAAGTGATGTGCTTTTGGTTATACCACTGTCATTGATCTTCTTGACATTGATATCTTTGACGCAGCTCCCACAACGCCACCACCTAGACTTCACAACGGATAAAGAAGGAAGAGAGTAGCTTTCGTGGTTCCCTAACTCAACACTATCTTCTGAGAACGGCCAACACTTTCTGTGATCTCTTCCACCGATCTCAGCAACAAATCCACTGTATTTAGGAATAAAATTAAACTCAGTGCACTGAATCAAAGATCAAACAGCTGACGTTAATCATTTGCTTACCGTATGGAGAAATGTTCGCATTTCCCGGAGTCTATCTCATCAGGTGCCTTGGCTAGATCTACTGATATTGAATTGATCTTGACGGGTGGTTCCATGATGGGTGCTTCACTCTTTCATTAACACATTGTTCTAGAACAAATAAGAATAATGTTACCATCTTGTTATGATATAGTGTAATGAATACAACACATAAGAATAAGATACTCTAGTGCACAAAGGAGATTAAGAGCCCTTAGGTCCACATAAAATCAAGAACAAGAATCTTCACCATAGCCGGATTCAATGTTGATTCCTAACCAATTTTAATATCGTGGGTCACATCCACGAACAATTATTCATTCTAGATAAACAAATAGATGTAACTCCGACCTAAAATTAGGGTTTTTGAGAGACACACAAAGATGCGACCTTTCTTGAGTGTCACGAGTAAATTATCTACGGACCGAGTTCAATATCATCTTCTTCCACAAAAAACCCCTCCGAGAATAATTAATTAAATTTATAATATTTTTAAAAAAGTCAAATTAGGGTTACTAATCGAAATTAGAAACCAAAATTAGCAAATAATAACAGAACTAATCGCATTCGCTAAACAAAAGACAACCCATCATTAATATTTGGGTTCTGATTTTTGAGCGACTCGCGAGACGAACAATGAACACTAAAGCTTTAGCGAAATGCTCTCAAAGATTCAAAATCAGACAAAACCCCCACTCCTTTCCGACAAGATCGGTCGTTACTAAACCGTAAACACCATAAAACGACCAAAGTTATCGACTTTATGTCGGAAACACTCACCTGGGTAATCAGAGACGAAGGAATCAGACCGTCGTTATGAAATCCAGCTCGATTCTCCACGGCGACGGGAGGAAACTGTATCATTCGATAGAGAAGCTTGTGGAGAAGAAGATTACCGAAGGGATGAGGATCGATTCTTCTGGAGATGGGTATAATTTGAGTGCGAATCTTGGAGAAACCCTAAGCTTTCACGCAAGAGGAGAGAGAAGTGTTGTTGTGTCTCTTCGCGAGAGGGATAAGAGAGAGAGAAGAGAAATGCTTTTGGCTTTTTTTTTTTTTTTATCCCTGAGACCAGGGTTTGGTATTTCATTAAATAAACAGCATAATTTTCAGAAAAAAAAATGATTCATTTTAAAAAAAATTAAGAAAAAGCCCATCTTGTAGCATTTTAACGGCCATGTATGCAGGCGAAATAAATAAACAAATTCATTTTCGTTAAATTTATAAACTGACAACAATTATTTCGACAAAAATAAGATTGTCATTTTCATATATATATTTTTCTATAACAAACATTTATTTAGAAACTGTGTTCTGTCTGATGGGACAGGTGGAAGCATACGAGACCAATGAAAAATCAACACGTGACGATAATGAGCGGTTCTTATTACAACCAAACCGAACCAAACAGTGTAAGGGTTGGCTGTGTCCTAAAGAGAAAAACCCTAGGCGCGTGTATGGCTCAGGCAGCTCGTTTGATATAGAGTTCGCCTTGTAAAGCGGATCCGAGAGGCTTCTTCTAGGCACATAGGTGAAAAGACATTGGAACGTGTGTTGCACGAGGAGCGAGAGATAGTTGGGGGAGGCTTGATAAAAATAAAATAAAATAAACCCTAAGAGACACTATATAAATAATGGCGCCCTAGAAAAGCCCTTTTGATCGGTAAATTAAAGAGAAATGTACACAACCCTAATACAATTTTTTCATCTTTTCAGAGAGATGATTCACATGAGTTTAGTTTTTGTTTATCGTTTCTTTTCTTCTCTTTTCAGTAAGTGTATTTATATCGGTGTGGTGGAATCATCACATGATACCCCACTCGTTGGGATACCCTATGATACGCTGAATTTTAAAACACTTTTTTATAAACATTTTTTCTCTACTTTCACGTCTTCCATATATAAACCAACTTATTGATATTAGCTCTGCTTCCTACTATTATATTTTTATAGTTATATTATAATTTTGATATTTCTTTAGTGTCATTGTCAATTTTTTTTAAAAAAATAATATATATGGGTTTTTGACAAAGGATTCAAATTCTTTACATGTTAAGAACAGATATTCTGGAGGAAAATATAACCCACTTTCCCATCCCTCCCTATCTTCTGTATTTTATTTGTCTTTTTGCCCACATAAGATCACTTTTGTTTGTTTGATGCAAATCAATATGGGTTTGAAAGTTAGTGACACAGCGATGTATTGATCCATTTCACACAAATTTCGAAACCTGGATTTGAAATTTTGATTTCATCATTTTTCCAATATTCAAAACTCACCACAATACAAGTCGTAAGAAAAAAAAGAGATTTACAGTCATGACTCATAATTTCACGAGTCACGACCCTATCTTCGACCAATCGATCTTTTCATTTAATACACACCTTTTTAAGAACCCAGAATTTCTACCGATATGTGTAAAATTCATGCTCTGTTTCATCAACAATGCACAGGTGCATATTATTAAGTTATATATATACTGTATATATGGAGATAGGGGATCTTGACTCCTGAGAGATACTGTGAGGTTTAAAGACTTGCATGTGACATCTTCCTTTTAACTCATTGATTTTTGGTTCTTCCGCAGACCACACACACATATACTATATAAAATATTTGATATATATCCTCTTGCATGCATGATCGTATACGTGCTCAACGCACCACCACGCAGACCTATGAATAGTCCGTTTGTGTGGTTATGCATGAAAAAGGATTTATCATTATAGGAGTGTTGACAATATAGAGCGCATTTAGGTCGTCGTAGATGATGTTAGAATCGTTCTTCTCAGCCATTTGAATGCAAGTTTGTAACTGTCTTAGATCACTAAATCTTGGGGGAAGAGTTTGTACTGGTGAAAACTAGGGCCAGGCATCTCTGTGTGGAAAATATTAGAGCAATCTAAGATTTGTTATATATAAAGCCATGTTAGTATATATGCTGATTAACTTGTGATTGCATCTGCTCTGCCTACTGAAGAATGGGATCACCACTTTGCGTTGAAATTAGAAACTCTGATCCAGAACTCTATTCAGCTGTCTTAGCTCAGACCATCTCCAATATATAGTTTACTCTATTTTTTTCTCTAAAACAGAATAGAGTTAGATGAGCAGTTAGATGTTGCTCCAATAATACTCTATTTTAGAATGAAAAATAGAGTGATGAACAAAAAATAAAAAAAATTACTCTATATATAGAGTAAA is a genomic window containing:
- the LOC106306979 gene encoding protein EMBRYONIC FLOWER 1-like, with product MEPPVKINSISVDLAKAPDEIDSGKCEHFSIRGFVAEIGGRDHRKCWPFSEDSVELGNHESYSLPSLSVVKSRWWRCGSCVKDINVKKINDSDCGLQSHSRSVKEKSFKAGSSAVPSRRRLNWLSVSDKKTKKNQLTAATLLKKVGRRGKDACTNNSKGSKLATPKQVKKRSKESREAVNGGEAFRSSDIAGVVDDTPDKATKKNVMSSHHVLEERDNNVSPQSRKLRKTRKVRLLSELLSTKSKETPSKSESSRGRKRKSCGDHEDCTSAEMTNYASRILSTMGNKTSENASKSCDSGEESRPSGESQSTDSGFNKEGKQRDSRLQVVEADTAQVNPYDYASPVRSSFSGKEMVPCPLHTQRTEREDKKRKRKAPITDYTKSTIITFSNNNMDDGNLVQPRKPDTLCPRTTMPQSTRDFLNSKWLDNSFDRDKYTPQFDDVRPFFPLPLHDPMHYKEGDGAMLKGIETNHFRNFGSSFNSTNADACLRTGVNVNFSSNIDTFSSSSLLTDKLRHTSSTEVPYGSCSLQKDISTGHGKGKASEHIDDIPMEIVELMAKNQYERCLPDIEEDKQPTTSVSKNALLIDLNETYDNSMDNNNNTTRQPKPLVKNAWNSDAAATKEGQFMAGRQWISSVPFGVGNTPLSRDNQSSSIQFSRPSSQWISSVPATMATNQQNPFRVLRACNTCQSVQQQQSREASPRPVWVSSTPAHHKPVSLNMQKFMDESTKVENPNTRNLKFTDNNGKQKLGFEGVSSRPLDTYSNESSIPAMHLLSLMDPRLRSNVPVDQSRNTTFAKPPVHLSQPGDSAKQWPFDLYSKRVVTPETSRGNLATIPPVGTSSISFQSEKTSDLRFQASWNHHQEKKDNEFCPTYKNGSQQKQVFTSSSSDPVRFQLLGASDSMKLPLKYHMKDKAKKHKSKNHNSNVSACPPTSTTCGIFMCSVSRNPAEFTIPDAPGNVYMIKGEDLKVSKQPSFRKKQNLCKQDALMQNKTSFAPPGAENA